In Planctomicrobium piriforme, a single genomic region encodes these proteins:
- a CDS encoding PilZ domain-containing protein: MLDDIATVIEEIRESYCRGCLRCTGDRADAWPAGDRRSDPRESIAIPFYLSPSSEDGQPTQAPVIAVTRDLSSRGIGFQCDEPIKGDFFIAEFDSPEAHTARLLLEIRWRQKKSPHHYVAGAHILRVLPDQV, encoded by the coding sequence ATGTTGGACGACATCGCAACAGTCATCGAAGAGATCCGGGAAAGCTATTGTCGCGGTTGCCTCCGCTGCACTGGTGATCGAGCCGATGCCTGGCCCGCTGGAGATCGCCGGAGCGATCCTCGGGAGTCGATTGCGATCCCGTTTTATCTGTCCCCCTCCAGTGAAGACGGCCAGCCGACGCAGGCGCCGGTCATTGCGGTCACGCGTGATCTCTCTTCGCGTGGAATCGGTTTTCAGTGTGACGAACCGATTAAAGGGGATTTCTTCATTGCGGAGTTCGACTCGCCCGAGGCTCACACGGCGAGGCTGCTGCTTGAGATCCGCTGGCGCCAGAAAAAATCGCCCCATCACTACGTTGCTGGGGCTCACATTCTGAGAGTTCTTCCGGACCAGGTGTAA
- the moaA gene encoding GTP 3',8-cyclase MoaA, producing MNELPLLDQFGRRHTNLRISVTDRCNIRCFYCMPAENVRFMNRRDLLSFEEIEQVVRLVVPLGVTKIRLTGGEPLVRRDLSELVRRLVAVPGVLDLGLTTNGILLEEQAESLYAAGLRRLNVSLDALSAEAFRLITRRDGYERVLAGIAAAQKVGFAPIKINAVAVRGLTESEIVPFAKFARESGCEVRFIEYMPLDADAAWERGKVLFASEIREILAQEFMPLEPVGEPHPEIPASEYVFADGVGRIGFIPSVSEPFCANCNRFRITADGKLRSCLFSLEETDLRSLLRGGASDTEMTNAVRACIHQKWAGHHINAADFVQPERPMYSIGG from the coding sequence ATGAATGAACTCCCGCTCCTCGATCAGTTCGGGCGACGGCACACGAATCTGCGGATCAGCGTGACCGACCGCTGCAACATCCGCTGCTTCTACTGCATGCCGGCGGAGAATGTCCGCTTCATGAACCGCCGCGACCTCCTCTCGTTCGAAGAGATCGAACAGGTCGTCCGCCTGGTGGTTCCGCTCGGAGTGACGAAGATCCGCCTGACCGGCGGCGAACCTCTTGTCCGTCGCGATCTCTCTGAACTCGTCCGCCGTCTGGTTGCCGTACCTGGGGTACTCGATCTGGGTCTCACCACCAACGGCATCCTGCTCGAAGAGCAGGCCGAGTCGCTTTATGCGGCAGGCTTGCGGAGATTGAACGTCAGCCTCGACGCCCTCTCGGCCGAAGCCTTTCGCCTGATCACGCGACGCGACGGATACGAACGCGTCCTGGCGGGGATTGCCGCCGCTCAAAAAGTCGGCTTCGCTCCCATCAAGATCAACGCCGTGGCGGTGCGCGGGTTAACGGAATCCGAGATCGTCCCCTTCGCGAAATTCGCCAGAGAATCCGGCTGCGAGGTCCGCTTTATCGAGTACATGCCGCTCGATGCAGATGCTGCCTGGGAGCGCGGCAAGGTGCTGTTCGCCAGCGAGATTCGGGAAATCCTCGCACAAGAGTTCATGCCCTTGGAACCGGTGGGGGAACCACATCCGGAGATTCCCGCGAGCGAGTACGTTTTCGCTGACGGCGTCGGCCGCATCGGGTTTATCCCCTCCGTCAGCGAACCGTTTTGCGCGAACTGCAACCGGTTTCGCATCACGGCCGACGGCAAACTTCGGAGTTGCCTGTTCAGCCTGGAAGAGACCGACTTACGCAGCCTGTTGCGAGGCGGCGCGAGCGACACAGAAATGACAAACGCAGTCCGCGCCTGCATTCATCAGAAATGGGCCGGCCACCACATTAACGCCGCCGACTTCGTACAGCCAGAACGCCCCATGTATTCGATCGGCGGCTAG
- a CDS encoding DUF971 domain-containing protein — translation MTPTPQKIRALRGEGVFEIVWSPEECRRYPFKFLRCACPCAGCINEFTGEQILDPATIPETIHPAAVEFSGNYALKIQWSDGHATGLYSWELLHRLASAPEVLACPATT, via the coding sequence ATGACCCCCACTCCCCAAAAAATTCGGGCTCTTCGCGGCGAAGGCGTCTTTGAAATCGTCTGGTCCCCCGAGGAATGCCGCCGTTACCCGTTCAAGTTTCTGCGTTGCGCCTGCCCCTGCGCCGGCTGCATCAACGAATTTACCGGGGAACAGATTCTTGACCCGGCGACGATTCCGGAAACGATTCACCCGGCGGCGGTCGAATTCAGCGGCAATTACGCCCTGAAGATTCAGTGGAGCGATGGTCATGCGACCGGACTGTATTCCTGGGAACTGCTGCACCGGCTCGCCTCGGCTCCGGAGGTGCTGGCCTGTCCCGCGACCACTTGA